Below is a window of Phoenix dactylifera cultivar Barhee BC4 chromosome 7, palm_55x_up_171113_PBpolish2nd_filt_p, whole genome shotgun sequence DNA.
AAAATAGTTCCTAGCCGAGGGACCAACAATGAAGATGTGCCTGAAGGAAATGTTACATGGGACTCAATTCCAAAGCATGCATCTCATATTTTAAAGCAATATATCTGCTTGCCTTAATGGATCCTTCATGTGCAAACCTTTTATGCAAGGTTTACAAACTCTGTAAGTAGGAGACCACATGGATGTCTTCCATAATACAGTACACAAAAATAACATTTGAATCAGTAATTTAATATTGCCAGTATAACATCCAAGAAGTTACAAAGTAGATTCCTTGAAGATAAAAGCAAGATGCATGAAAACACATACAAAATACCATCATAAGCAAAAGACAAGTAGCACTGATACCGAAAACACAGATGCCGATTATCTTAGACTATTCAAGAGTAATTGagcaaaggatttttttttcagtgGAAGGatgaaaatttgtgctgcaagcAGCTACACAAATATCTGAAAGCATTGTTGTGATTTTAAACTTCCTGATCAAAGTTGGCAAGATCTGCATGAAAAGTAGCCAGCACCCAGGGGGAGTGTCTCTTGGAAGATCCCTGGAGTGAAAGTATTCATCTCTGTTTCTGAATCAGGGCAGAAAAAAAGGCTTTTCCCCGCTCTCAGCCCTCGAACAAGAGAACGAGTCCAGCGCAGTCAGCCTGGCATGCCTCCTTGTGGGGCCGGGCAGGTTTGCCATCCTTTGCACGTTGAACAATAAAAAGGGACGAAGAAAAAACAGAGCATTTCTTAGAGAAAGTTAGAAGCAGAACATAAAACTTCAGCAATCCAAGATCgagggagaagaaaaataaaagagaattaCAGAAGGATGTCCCAGAGGACCGGAGAGATATCGATAAAAGTAAAAACATAGGATTAGAGAAGGAACTACGACATTAGAGGGGAGAGTTAGGAGAATAGGAAGAAGGAAAGTGGCGCTTGCTTAGCTGGGGAAGGGATGATGAAGGAGAGAAAGAACAGGAGGATGGGAAGAAGGggcatttctctttcctttctggATTCATGCTCTTCTTCACTGTTTGGAGCTTTTAAGGGAGCCAAAGTAGGGATTGGGGTGGAGGAACTGCTGAAAATGTGGCGGTGAGAGGAGATAGAgatttccttttcctttctgtTCTTTGTGGAGGGAGGGAAAAGCCATTGAAGAAAGCCTGAGAAGTCGATCTACTCCCAATTCcatcacagagagagagagagcagtcaAGAGAGAGCtaaaaggtgaagatttgagCACGACAAAGGATTCTAAATTTCAAAGCCatccatccaaaaaaaaaaaaaatcagagccATATATAGGTGAAGGATGGAGAGCTCCATGAATCATATGATTGGCACCAGGGAGAGAAAGAAGGGCCTCCCTTTCGCTAGAGATTGTTTAGTTATTTAGTTCCTCTTCTGCATACGGGATGATGGTGCCGGTTATTGGCTCGACGGCGGTGGTTGCGGTGGCGGCCGAAAAAGGCGGCCGGCCGGAGGCGGCCGGAGCCGGTGGGGGGCATCGGAAGGAGAAAGGGCGGGAAGAGAGGAGGGCGGCGACCTACTCCAGAAACGGGGGAGTGGGTCCCGCTATCTTTGGGTTTGTTTCCCAGCAACGCTTTTAGATTCCGAAAACAGCCACGTGGCGTGTTCCAAAACGCCCTATTTTTTCCCATCTTCACTGAGCGGCGAGCACGCTTCCATGGCGCTGTTATTGCCGCGCCTCtcaccttcctcctcctcttctccttcgctTCACGGCGCACTCCTCTCGGCGTGCTTCAGCCCGAGGCCGAATCGCCTTAATCTTAGGAGATCCCCCTCAGCCGTCAGAGCTTCATGGCAAGAggtttttttttgccttttcttctccttcccttcctcctccttatTCGTTATCTGGTGTATAGGGTTTCTGATTCTTGATTGGCGATCTTCGTCTTGGTCTTCTTTGTTCCAGCTTGCAGGGGTTCTGATCTTCTCTGCGATACCTTTCACGGCAGTGAAGGCCGTGGCGAACAGCTCCCTTGGGGAGGGACTCCGTCAGAGAATGGAGGAAACGAAGAAGGTCGCCGTGGAGAGCTCGGCAAGGTTCAAATCTCTCGCTAAGAAGGCAAGAGAAGAAAGGTAATCAGCTCATTTAAAGATTGTGGCTTTGATAAGATGGTTTGATTGGAATAGTAATCTCAGCTTTATTGCTGCAAGGATCAAATTTTAGATTCTATAGCTGCGAAGATCAAATTTGTGAAGAAGtgacatttccttttcttttcccttcttctgTGAGGGATGGGGGTGTGGAGGACTGAATTTGTTGAACCTGTATGCAtttgcttttctcttttttaaaatCAAATCTGAGGGTAGATGAAAAGTGATAGCACACTGGCACACTGATTATTGACCTATCAGATATTTGTAatagataatatatatatatatgtatctcgTTTGTGGTAACTTGATGGCGAAGTTGTTCTATTTGCTAAAATATCTTTTCTTGATGATAAGGGAGGCGAAATGGCACCCGGCTTTATTAGTTGAAGAAGCTATTTGCAGAAAGTTTTGTCTATTCACTAAACTATCTATGTCATCTTTATCCTATTTGAATCCTGGCTCTCTAATGATTCATGACGTAAATTGTTTAAATATCTCAAAGAGTGAGAGATATAGATTATTGCATAACAAAAGAATTTGAAAAGTCCATAGGTGAAATATCATaactttaatattttttttttctatcttgCAGTGATTCACCATTTACACTGAGTATCGCCTGTCGAAATTACTTTCCGCAGTTTGATTACTTAACAAATAAAATCTTTCACTTTTCTGCTTTGCTAGAAGTGCAAGTGGGTTTGAAAGTCTCAAACAGCACAGTTTACTTTCATCTCTAATATTGATTACAGAATTCTCTGTACATTCAACTAGTTGTCTCAATTTCTAATGCTGCTGTCTAGATATTTGATAAGTTACTGGAAGAACAGAGTTGGTGTACTTTTATGTTTATAATGTGTGCATGTTTGTGTGTGTCTATGCTTGCACGTGTGCACTAGAGTGAAGGCATAAGCTATTTGAGTAGTAGTAGTATTACTAAATAGTAATaatagcagcagcagcagctgtagtagttgttgttgttgttgtgttGTTATTGTTCTTGGTGTCATAGAAGTAttgaatatacatacatatacatacatacatacacacacacacacacacacacacacacacacatatagatatatatacatatacacacacacacatatatatatacatacacatacatagatacacacacacacacacacacatatatatatacacatacatatatatatatatacacacaaacatacacacacacacacacacacacacatatattagCAATAATATTATGTCGAGCTTACTTGACTGGTTCCATTTAAACATGGACAACATTCAAGTCTAGAGTGCCATGCCTTATAATGGAGATAAAAAGAAAATGCCTGGATGCTCATGGCTGAGGCTTTATGAATAATGTACATATCTCATAAAGACGTTCATGCAAGGCACATACTTTGGTATTGCACATAATTTAAGCTATGGATTTTTGTGAAATCAATTTAAGTTAAGGGATGGACATTTATTTAGCTGTAAATTATGTCGCTTGGACTAAGTTTTCAAGTTTTGCCATGAAAGATCGGTCATTATTACGGCCCAAATTTCCAAAATTACTAGCATGTTATGAGGTTGAACCAGAGCaaagcattttttttaatatatctgGTTCAAGATTCATGACCATATGGAACATGAATGTAGGAACCCATGCAGGCTATGCCTTTTGCCTCAAGTCATATAACTTGGAAACTACTCCCTATGCCACTGCCTTCATATATATAGTTAAAAAGAATATCAGAACCTTATCTCACCTAATCAAGGACTGAACATTTTGTGCAGTTTTTGGTATGGAAGAGGGCGTCCTCGTTGGCTTGGTCCAATTCCATATGACTATCCTCCTTATCTTACTGGAGAACTTCCTGGTGATTATGGATTTGATCTTGCAGGTCTGGGAAAGGATCCCGTAGCTTTCCAAAAATATTTCAAGTATGTAAACCTTATGCCagttcatattttatttttgttaaataAAGTTGCAACTAAATTACATATATAATAGAAACAAAATTATGGCTATCTTTTGCTCTTCACACAAgcttttgattttgatttagAAAGTTGTCATTTAAGATAGTTATTGTTTGTAAGAAGTAGACAGAATCTGATTTGCATTACATTGCTAAAAAACAAATCTTGTCAATGTAACAATTATGTTGCAAGCATGATCAGGTTGTTTTGTTACTTCTATGCAGCTTTGAGATTCTTCATGCTCGGTGGGCTATGCTTGCATCTCTTGGTGTTGTTGTTCCAGAATTGTTAGACCAATTTGGTGTTGTGCATTTCGTAGAGCCTGTGTGGTGGAAAGTTGGGTATGCGAAGCTTCAGGCAAGTATTTTTTTATGTAATAAAATTTTATGATACTTTGTAAGTAACAACAAATTCATTCTTAAGTTCAATCGCTTTCCTTTGGTATGGCTAACTTACATTGACTTTGTAAAATCCAATCTGAAGCTTGCgtgtctttatttattttttatttttaaatttctgTTAAATTGACATGCATAATGAACTTGAAATGAGTCAGAGTTTACTTTGGCTTGATCTTGAAGTGATTGCAAATAATAGACATCATTTACACTTTGTCTGCTAaccaaaataatttagatactAAAAGGCTGGTGGATGCCAAGTCCTATGGTTGATTAAATATAATGGAAATATACTGGTTATTCTTATCTTTGGTgagaagttcttttttttttcttttgacggTGAAACATTTTCTAATCACTGTCTAATGATAAAGAAAATatagtattattttttcaaCTTGAAGTCATTTCACTAAATTTTCTTAAGGAATTCCATGTTATAGCTGAACTTTCCACTGTCTTACATTGTGCTCATGTCTGTTGTAATTTCTCTCCCATATGCATATCTGGGTGCGCGACAGACATTCAAACTTTCTCAAATATTcaccgagttttgaagatgtcACCAGATAATTTTGGCTATGCCATCATGATTTTTGGAGAACTGGCTCTTATGATGTTTCTTCCATGATGAGATTGGTTATCAATTACTTCTCTAGATATTGTGATCTTATTTTGCGGTAATTTATATAGTTTTGGATCTTTTATATGAAAAAAGTTGCACTAAAATAGGGATAAAATCACTAAAAATCATTCATCATTATAAAATCACTAAAGTTGTACTAATAACAATAatagtactaataatagtaataatactaattatggtaataatactaaaaatgGTAATAATTCTAATCAtagtaataataacaataatattaataatagtaataataccaataatagtaatagtactaataatagtaatagtacaaaaatagtaataatactaaaaaaTAGTAATACTAAAACTAGTAATAAAACTAACAATAGTAacaatactaataatagtaataatactaataattgtaATAGtgctaataatagtaataatactaaaaatagtaataatactaatcatagcaataatactaaaaatagcAATATACTAACATAGTAATACTACTAATAATAgtcataatactaataatagtaataatactaaaagtagtaataatagtaatagtactaaaaatagtataaatactaatcatagcaataatactaaaaatagcaatatactaataatagtaataatactaataatagtaataatactaaaagtAGTAATAATAGTAAGActactaaaaatagtaataatactaatcatagcaataatactaaaaatagcAATATACTAACATAGTAAtactactaataatagtaataatactaataatagtaatgttactaaaaatagtaataatagtaatactactaaaaatagtaataatactaaaaatagtaacaattctaaaaaattaatgatactaaaaatagtaataatactaaaaatagtaataattctaaaaaaataaataatactaaaaatagtaaCAATACTAAAAATGGTAACAATACTAATATTCATAATAGttctaataatagtaatagtactaataatagtaatagtactaataatagcaataatagtaataatagtaattgtactaataatagtaataatactaaaaataacaataatattCATAATAGTAATGatactaaaaatagtaattaTACTAATAATAGCAATACtactaaaaatagaataatgctaaaaatagtaataatattaaaaatagtaatagtagtaataatagtaataacacTAATATTAGTACtattactaataatagtaataatactaaaaatagtaaaaatagtaataatagcaataatactaaaaatagcAATATACTAATAagagtaataatactaataatagtaataatactaaaagtAGTAATAATAGTAATACTACTAAAAATGGTAATAATACTAAtcatagcaataatactaaaaatagcAATATACTAACATAGTAAtactactaataatagtaataatactaataatagtaatgttactaaaaatagtaataatagcaatactactaaaaatagtaataatactaaaaatagtaataatagcaataatactaaaagTAGCAATATACTAATAagagtaataatactaataatagtaataatactaaaagtagtaataatagtaatactactaaaaatagtaataatactaatcatagcaataatactaaaaatagcAATATACTAACATAGTAAtactactaataatagtaataatactaataatagtaatgttactaaaaatagtaataatagcaatactactaaaaatagtaataatactaaaaatagtaataatactaaaaatagtaaCAATACTAAAAATGgtaaaaatactaaaaatagtaaCAATACTAAAAATGGTAACAATACTAATATTCATAATAGttctaataatagtaatagtactaataatagtaatagtacTAATAATAGCAATAATAGTAAttgtactaataatagtaataatactaaaaataacaataatattCATAATAGTAATGATACGAAAAATAGTaattatactaataatagtaatagtacAAAATAGTAATACTACTTAAAATAGAATAATgctaaaaatagtaataatattaaaaataaataatactaatattagtactattactaataatagtaataatattaaaaataataataatactaataatagtaataatatttatatatgtgtgtgtccatatatatatatagatttatacacatctgtgtgtgtatgtgggaatacacacacacacacaaaaatatatatctatatagatGTACACACATATATTTCATTGTAGTAATATTGTACTATTAATAATACattattatatcatatcatgtTATGCTACATTATTATGCTGTAAtattcaatattatattacattat
It encodes the following:
- the LOC103702265 gene encoding chlorophyll a-b binding protein 7, chloroplastic isoform X2 gives rise to the protein MALLLPRLSPSSSSSPSLHGALLSACFSPRPNRLNLRRSPSAVRASWQELAGVLIFSAIPFTAVKAVANSSLGEGLRQRMEETKKVAVESSARFKSLAKKAREESFWYGRGRPRWLGPIPYDYPPYLTGELPGDYGFDLAGLGKDPVAFQKYFNFEILHARWAMLASLGVVVPELLDQFGVVHFVEPVWWKVGYAKLQGDTLDYLGIPGFHIAGSQGVIVIAICQALLMVGPEYARYCGIEALEPLGIYLPGDINYPGGLLFDPLGLSNDPVAFEELKVKEIKNGRLAMIAWIGFYLQAALTGKGPVQNLLEHISDPLHNNVLSFIKST
- the LOC103702265 gene encoding chlorophyll a-b binding protein 7, chloroplastic isoform X1, giving the protein MALLLPRLSPSSSSSPSLHGALLSACFSPRPNRLNLRRSPSAVRASWQELAGVLIFSAIPFTAVKAVANSSLGEGLRQRMEETKKVAVESSARFKSLAKKAREESFWYGRGRPRWLGPIPYDYPPYLTGELPGDYGFDLAGLGKDPVAFQKYFNFEILHARWAMLASLGVVVPELLDQFGVVHFVEPVWWKVGYAKLQGDTLDYLGIPGFHIAGSQGVIVIAICQALLMVVGPEYARYCGIEALEPLGIYLPGDINYPGGLLFDPLGLSNDPVAFEELKVKEIKNGRLAMIAWIGFYLQAALTGKGPVQNLLEHISDPLHNNVLSFIKST